In a genomic window of Streptomyces roseoviridis:
- a CDS encoding alpha-ketoacid dehydrogenase subunit beta translates to MAVQKLPLAKALNESLRKALETDPKVVVMGLDVGKLGGVFRITDGLQKDFGEDRVVDTPLAESGIVGTAIGLALRGYRPVVEIQFDGFVFPAYDQIVTQLAKMRARSLGTVKMPVVIRIPYGGGIGAVEHHSESPESLFAHVAGLKVVTPANSSDAYWMLQQAIQSDDPVIFFEPKRRYWDKGEVDTEAIPGELHKARVAREGTDLTLAAYGPMVKTCLEAAAAAAEEGKSVEVLDLRSISPLDFDTIQTSVEKTRRLVVVHEAPVFFGSGAEIAARITERCFYHLEAPVLRVGGYHAPYPPARLEEEYLPGLDRVLDAVDRSLAF, encoded by the coding sequence ATGGCTGTTCAGAAGCTTCCCCTCGCGAAGGCGCTCAACGAGTCGCTGCGCAAGGCCCTGGAGACCGACCCCAAGGTCGTCGTCATGGGCCTGGACGTCGGCAAGCTGGGCGGTGTCTTCCGGATCACCGACGGCCTGCAGAAGGACTTCGGCGAGGACCGGGTCGTCGACACCCCGCTCGCCGAGTCCGGCATCGTCGGCACCGCGATCGGCCTGGCGCTGCGCGGCTACCGGCCGGTCGTGGAGATCCAGTTCGACGGCTTCGTCTTCCCGGCGTACGACCAGATCGTCACCCAGCTGGCCAAGATGCGGGCCCGCTCGCTCGGCACGGTGAAGATGCCGGTCGTCATCCGCATCCCGTACGGCGGCGGCATCGGCGCCGTCGAGCACCACTCCGAGTCCCCCGAGTCGCTCTTCGCGCACGTCGCGGGCCTGAAGGTGGTCACCCCGGCGAACTCCTCCGACGCCTACTGGATGCTCCAGCAGGCGATCCAGAGCGACGACCCGGTCATCTTCTTCGAGCCCAAGCGCCGTTACTGGGACAAGGGCGAGGTCGACACCGAGGCGATCCCCGGCGAGCTGCACAAGGCACGGGTGGCCCGCGAGGGCACCGACCTGACGCTCGCCGCGTACGGCCCGATGGTGAAGACCTGTCTGGAGGCCGCCGCGGCCGCCGCCGAGGAGGGCAAGTCGGTCGAGGTCCTGGACCTCCGCTCGATCTCCCCGCTCGACTTCGACACCATCCAGACCTCGGTGGAGAAGACCCGCCGGCTGGTCGTGGTGCACGAGGCGCCGGTCTTCTTCGGCTCCGGCGCGGAGATCGCCGCCCGCATCACCGAGCGCTGCTTCTACCACCTGGAGGCCCCCGTCCTGCGGGTCGGCGGCTACCACGCGCCGTATCCGCCGGCGCGCCTGGAGGAGGAGTACCTGCCGGGCCTGGACCGCGTGCTCGACGCCGTCGACCGCTCGCTGGCGTTCTGA
- a CDS encoding dihydrolipoamide acetyltransferase family protein: MPDVGEGLTEAEILKWYVQPGDTVTDGQVVCEVETAKAAVELPIPFDGTVHELLFPEGTTVDVGQVIISVNVGGAAPEAPAAPAQEPAAAPVPEPAPVPEPAAEPEPEGRQPVLVGYGVAAASTKRRARKGAAVPGQAAAAAAIQGELNGHGGLATAARPLAKPPVRKLAKDLGVDLTTVTPTGPDGIITREDVHRAAAPAVEAPAPAPALADAAPASAPTAPAPAAVPAARATDARETRIPIKGVRKATAAAMVGSAFTAPHVTEFVTFDITRTMKLVEELKSDKDMAGLRVNPLLLIAKAVLVAIKRNPDINATWDEAAQEIVLKHYVNLGIAAATPRGLIVPNIKDAHAQTLPELSKSLSELVATARDGKTTPAAMQGGTFTITNVGVFGVDTGTPIINPGESAILAVGAIKLQPWVHKGKVKPRQVTTLALSFDHRLVDGELGSKFLADVAAILEQPKRLITWA; the protein is encoded by the coding sequence ATGCCCGACGTGGGCGAGGGCCTCACCGAGGCCGAGATCCTCAAGTGGTACGTCCAGCCGGGTGACACCGTCACCGACGGCCAGGTCGTGTGCGAGGTCGAGACGGCGAAGGCGGCCGTGGAGCTGCCGATCCCGTTCGACGGCACGGTCCACGAACTGCTCTTCCCCGAGGGCACGACGGTCGACGTCGGCCAGGTCATCATCTCGGTGAACGTCGGCGGCGCCGCGCCGGAGGCCCCCGCGGCCCCGGCGCAGGAGCCGGCCGCGGCCCCCGTGCCCGAGCCGGCCCCCGTGCCCGAGCCGGCCGCCGAGCCCGAGCCGGAGGGTCGCCAGCCGGTCCTCGTCGGCTACGGCGTGGCCGCTGCCTCCACCAAGCGCCGGGCCCGCAAGGGCGCGGCGGTGCCCGGCCAGGCCGCCGCGGCCGCGGCGATCCAGGGTGAGCTCAACGGCCACGGCGGACTCGCCACCGCCGCCCGCCCGCTGGCCAAGCCGCCGGTGCGCAAGCTCGCCAAGGACCTCGGCGTGGACCTGACGACGGTGACCCCGACCGGCCCGGACGGGATCATCACCCGTGAGGACGTGCACAGGGCGGCCGCCCCCGCGGTCGAGGCTCCGGCACCCGCGCCCGCCCTGGCGGACGCGGCCCCGGCGTCCGCTCCCACGGCCCCCGCTCCCGCCGCGGTCCCGGCCGCCAGGGCGACGGACGCCCGGGAGACCCGTATCCCCATCAAGGGCGTACGGAAGGCCACGGCGGCGGCGATGGTCGGCTCGGCCTTCACCGCGCCGCACGTCACCGAGTTCGTGACCTTCGACATCACGCGCACGATGAAGCTGGTCGAGGAGCTCAAGTCCGACAAGGACATGGCCGGTCTGCGGGTCAATCCGCTGCTCCTCATCGCCAAGGCCGTCCTGGTCGCGATCAAGCGCAACCCGGACATCAACGCGACCTGGGACGAGGCGGCCCAGGAGATCGTGCTCAAGCACTACGTCAACCTGGGCATCGCCGCGGCCACCCCGCGCGGTCTGATCGTGCCGAACATCAAGGACGCGCACGCCCAGACCCTGCCCGAACTGTCGAAGTCCCTGAGCGAGCTGGTCGCCACGGCCCGCGACGGCAAGACGACCCCCGCCGCGATGCAGGGCGGCACCTTCACCATCACCAACGTGGGCGTCTTCGGCGTCGACACCGGTACGCCGATCATCAACCCGGGCGAGTCCGCGATCCTCGCGGTCGGCGCGATCAAGCTCCAGCCCTGGGTCCACAAGGGCAAGGTGAAGCCCCGCCAGGTCACCACCCTGGCCCTCTCCTTCGACCACCGCCTGGTCGACGGCGAGCTCGGCTCCAAGTTCCTGGCCGACGTGGCCGCGATACTGGAGCAGCCGAAGCGGCTCATCACCTGGGCGTAG